The candidate division KSB1 bacterium genome contains a region encoding:
- the lpxB gene encoding lipid-A-disaccharide synthase, with translation MAKRILIVAGEASGDLHGSRLVKELKGLRPDLEFFGIGGDRMRGEGVELLVHADRLAFLGVAEVIRHLPFVLRVLRLLTRALEQRRPDLAILIDYPGFNLRFAARAKARGVPVFYYIAPQVWAWGKGRTAKLARRVDRMAVILPFEERIFREAGIDAYFVGHPIVEAVGDETPRDSFRKSLGVDEHGILLGLFPGSRRQEIERHLPEMCRLVALWQADEPGLVGAVSKAASVPEDVYRRALGKAREVRIALTDRHYALMHHADVLVVASGTATLEAACFGTPYVIVYRVSPLTYFLGRRLVTVPYLGLVNVVAGRRVVPEFLQNDFRAEKLRKALQTLLSDLELRRQMQANLEEVRRRLGPPGAARRTAELVLELLDK, from the coding sequence ATGGCGAAACGCATCCTCATCGTAGCCGGGGAGGCTTCGGGCGATCTTCACGGCAGCCGTTTGGTGAAAGAGCTCAAGGGGCTGCGCCCGGACCTGGAGTTTTTCGGGATCGGCGGCGATCGGATGCGAGGCGAGGGGGTGGAGCTTCTGGTGCACGCGGACCGGCTGGCGTTCCTCGGCGTGGCGGAGGTGATCCGCCACCTCCCCTTCGTGTTGCGCGTCCTGCGCCTTCTCACCCGTGCCCTGGAGCAGCGTCGACCTGACCTGGCGATCTTGATCGACTATCCCGGCTTCAACCTCCGTTTCGCGGCGAGAGCAAAGGCCAGGGGCGTCCCGGTCTTCTACTACATTGCGCCGCAGGTTTGGGCGTGGGGCAAAGGACGGACGGCTAAGCTTGCGCGCCGTGTGGATCGGATGGCCGTGATCCTGCCCTTTGAGGAGAGGATCTTCCGAGAGGCGGGGATCGACGCCTATTTCGTGGGCCACCCCATCGTGGAGGCGGTGGGAGATGAAACGCCCCGGGATTCCTTCCGCAAGTCCCTCGGAGTGGACGAGCACGGGATCCTTCTCGGCCTTTTCCCCGGAAGCCGCAGGCAGGAGATCGAACGCCACCTTCCCGAAATGTGCCGCTTGGTCGCCCTTTGGCAGGCCGACGAGCCAGGGCTCGTAGGTGCGGTGTCCAAGGCCGCCTCGGTCCCCGAGGACGTGTACCGCAGAGCCCTTGGGAAAGCGCGAGAGGTTCGCATCGCTCTCACGGACCGCCACTATGCTCTGATGCACCACGCGGACGTGCTGGTGGTTGCCTCCGGCACGGCCACCCTGGAGGCCGCCTGTTTCGGAACGCCCTATGTCATCGTGTATCGCGTCTCACCGCTCACGTATTTCCTGGGCCGACGCCTGGTCACCGTCCCCTATCTCGGTCTGGTAAACGTGGTCGCGGGACGACGGGTGGTCCCCGAATTTCTGCAGAATGACTTCCGCGCCGAAAAGCTGCGAAAGGCACTTCAAACGCTCTTGAGCGACTTGGAGCTTCGGCGCCAGATGCAAGCCAATCTGGAAGAAGTGCGACGCCGACTGGGTCCCCCAGGCGCCGCCCGCCGCACCGCGGAGCTCGTACTGGAGCTGCTGGACAAGTGA
- a CDS encoding Gfo/Idh/MocA family oxidoreductase, whose amino-acid sequence MSAKKIRVGVIGVGRLGRYHLQNYMRIPEAELVGAYDADPHRLEEPAELWGVRPYAALPELLADVEAVSIAVPTSSHLEVGLAALEAGVHVLMEKPLAANLQEAATLRQAADRAGCVLHVGHVERFNPAIVALSNTELNPRFIESHRLAPFDPRGTDVPVILDLMIHDIDLVLSLVQAPVRRIDARGVAVVSEDVDIANARLEFGNGCVANLTASRISQRKMRKLRLFQRDAYVSIDLLLGLTEVFRLEEGEAPPPGKDARMVLGQIDKGHRRRAISYERLAAPELNALEMELREFLKAVRGEPNRGVTAEEATRALEVALAVEENVRQHQIEEGMA is encoded by the coding sequence ATGAGCGCGAAGAAAATCCGTGTGGGCGTAATCGGGGTCGGTAGACTGGGCCGCTACCACCTCCAGAACTACATGAGGATTCCGGAGGCAGAGCTCGTCGGCGCCTACGATGCCGATCCGCACCGGTTGGAGGAACCCGCTGAGCTTTGGGGAGTCAGGCCCTACGCCGCCCTCCCCGAGCTCTTAGCCGATGTGGAGGCTGTGTCCATTGCGGTGCCGACCTCCTCGCACTTAGAGGTGGGGCTGGCTGCTCTGGAGGCGGGTGTGCACGTCCTCATGGAGAAGCCCCTGGCGGCCAATCTTCAAGAGGCAGCTACCTTGCGGCAGGCGGCCGATCGGGCGGGTTGCGTCCTGCACGTTGGCCATGTGGAACGTTTCAACCCGGCCATTGTGGCCCTGAGCAACACCGAGCTGAATCCGCGCTTCATCGAGTCGCACCGCCTCGCCCCCTTCGACCCGCGGGGCACCGACGTGCCGGTTATCCTGGACCTCATGATCCACGACATCGATCTGGTGCTCAGCCTGGTGCAGGCCCCGGTGCGGAGGATCGACGCGCGTGGGGTGGCGGTGGTCTCGGAGGACGTCGACATCGCCAATGCGCGCCTCGAGTTCGGCAACGGGTGCGTGGCGAATCTGACCGCAAGTCGTATCTCCCAGCGCAAGATGCGGAAGCTCCGCCTGTTCCAGCGCGACGCCTACGTGTCCATCGATCTTCTCCTTGGCCTCACGGAGGTGTTCCGTCTGGAGGAAGGCGAGGCCCCGCCACCCGGTAAGGACGCTCGGATGGTCCTTGGACAGATTGACAAGGGGCACAGGCGGCGGGCGATCTCGTACGAAAGATTGGCGGCTCCGGAACTCAATGCCCTGGAGATGGAGCTGCGGGAGTTTTTGAAGGCGGTTCGGGGAGAACCGAATCGGGGGGTCACGGCAGAGGAGGCCACTCGGGCCCTCGAGGTGGCCCTGGCGGTGGAAGAAAACGTGCGCCAGCACCAAATCGAAGAAGGGATGGCGTAA
- the lpxK gene encoding tetraacyldisaccharide 4'-kinase produces MRIFESKALGIPLLPFSAIYLAAWGLRRLLYTFGLRRPACLNAYVISVGNLTVGGSGKTPFLLWLGEELLARGMRVAVVSRGWRRRSRGPRVISDGSQLLSDVYEAGDEPYLIARRLPGAAVLVDRRRSRAGRMAIEQYGAQVVLLDDAFQHWSLARDLDVVLIDCQFGLGNGYLLPAGPLREPAREVRRADEIVLARRGPVRPSSQRPGEKIVLRSGRRATLAELRPLACVRAKGGAEDCEWLRGRRVFAVAAIASPGQFFATLREMGAEVVGQRAFPDHHWFRPGEVAAIQDQARRAGAEAVLTTEKDLVRAEPLLGDPAMPWWAVRIELSPRAEDRPHWETLFRGIIDRLEGE; encoded by the coding sequence ATGCGTATTTTCGAAAGTAAAGCCCTCGGGATCCCCTTGCTCCCCTTTTCCGCCATCTACCTGGCCGCCTGGGGCCTACGAAGACTTCTCTACACGTTCGGCCTCAGGCGCCCCGCGTGCCTGAACGCTTACGTAATCAGCGTGGGAAACCTGACGGTTGGGGGCTCCGGCAAGACCCCTTTTCTGTTGTGGCTTGGCGAGGAGCTCCTTGCGAGGGGGATGCGCGTGGCGGTCGTATCGAGGGGGTGGCGGCGGCGCTCCCGCGGACCGCGCGTGATCTCCGACGGCTCGCAGCTCCTTTCCGACGTGTACGAGGCGGGCGACGAGCCCTATCTCATCGCTCGGCGCCTGCCCGGTGCGGCGGTGCTCGTCGATCGTCGACGGTCCCGGGCGGGGCGGATGGCCATTGAGCAGTACGGGGCACAGGTTGTGCTCCTGGACGACGCCTTTCAGCACTGGTCGCTGGCGCGCGACCTCGACGTCGTGCTGATCGACTGCCAGTTCGGCCTGGGCAATGGCTACCTGCTGCCCGCCGGGCCCCTGCGTGAACCCGCCCGTGAGGTGCGAAGGGCTGACGAGATCGTGCTGGCTCGCCGGGGTCCAGTGCGGCCTTCTTCGCAGAGGCCCGGCGAGAAGATCGTGCTCCGGTCAGGAAGGCGCGCCACGCTTGCAGAGCTGCGGCCTTTGGCCTGCGTCCGGGCCAAGGGCGGAGCCGAGGACTGCGAGTGGCTCAGAGGAAGGCGAGTATTTGCCGTAGCCGCAATTGCGTCACCGGGGCAGTTCTTCGCCACCCTCCGTGAGATGGGCGCCGAGGTCGTGGGGCAACGGGCCTTCCCGGACCACCATTGGTTCCGACCCGGGGAGGTAGCCGCCATCCAAGACCAGGCGCGCCGCGCCGGAGCGGAGGCCGTACTCACCACCGAAAAAGACCTTGTACGTGCGGAACCCCTGCTCGGGGATCCGGCCATGCCCTGGTGGGCTGTGCGCATCGAACTGTCCCCCCGAGCGGAAGATCGACCTCACTGGGAGACCCTGTTCCGCGGCATCATCGACCGGCTGGAGGGAGAATGA
- a CDS encoding T9SS type A sorting domain-containing protein, with protein MRKNKWFVLLGALLVGVWTASSLAQELPILWEDHFEDDDPPAFKNVGWLYYGESDGLVGQIIEQRSIEGNGVLYIKSGNYQIVGVGLVETNGVPEVDPNDLNKTHRLLVANNYSSPNQVTTFRVNFRKITSSVFVAAARMVQTDTSEKVPDADPTQSPAYVVFVSPLQKAVALAKYEGPMAALQPESWTYFGQAQFNFELGVFYWFKFLLKDADFKVKIWEGELTDEPENWLIEAQDPAPRVSGTFNMFALFGQPPGGDEILLDDIVVRSAVPTGVETERPGVPAEFALEQNYPNPFNPRTAIVFALPKEDHVRLTVHDATGRLVRALVDQSLPAGQHRVWFDGHDANGKPVASGVYLYTLEAGGIKLQRKMTLVR; from the coding sequence ATGCGAAAGAACAAATGGTTTGTCCTGCTGGGAGCCCTGCTGGTGGGGGTCTGGACCGCCTCCTCCTTGGCTCAGGAACTTCCCATCCTCTGGGAGGACCACTTCGAGGACGACGATCCCCCGGCATTCAAGAACGTGGGCTGGCTTTACTACGGGGAGTCGGACGGATTGGTCGGGCAAATCATCGAGCAGCGGTCCATCGAAGGAAATGGGGTGCTCTACATCAAGAGCGGCAACTACCAGATCGTCGGGGTGGGGTTGGTGGAGACGAACGGCGTGCCGGAGGTTGACCCCAACGACCTCAACAAGACGCATCGGCTCCTCGTAGCTAACAACTACAGCAGCCCGAACCAGGTGACCACCTTCCGAGTGAACTTCAGGAAGATCACGAGCTCCGTCTTCGTGGCGGCGGCGCGCATGGTGCAAACCGACACCTCGGAAAAGGTGCCCGACGCAGATCCTACCCAGAGCCCGGCCTACGTGGTGTTCGTTAGCCCCCTACAGAAGGCAGTGGCGCTGGCCAAGTACGAAGGACCGATGGCCGCCCTGCAGCCGGAAAGCTGGACCTACTTCGGACAGGCCCAGTTCAACTTCGAGCTCGGCGTCTTCTACTGGTTCAAGTTCCTCCTGAAAGACGCCGACTTCAAGGTGAAGATCTGGGAGGGCGAGCTGACGGATGAGCCGGAGAACTGGCTCATCGAGGCCCAGGATCCTGCGCCGCGCGTATCCGGCACCTTCAACATGTTCGCCCTGTTCGGCCAGCCACCTGGTGGCGACGAGATCCTGCTGGACGACATCGTGGTCCGCTCCGCGGTGCCGACGGGAGTGGAAACGGAGCGCCCGGGCGTGCCTGCGGAGTTCGCCCTCGAGCAGAACTATCCGAATCCGTTCAACCCGCGCACGGCGATCGTCTTCGCATTGCCGAAAGAAGACCATGTGCGCCTCACGGTGCACGACGCCACGGGCCGCCTCGTTCGCGCCCTGGTGGACCAGTCTCTGCCGGCTGGCCAGCACCGCGTGTGGTTTGACGGCCACGACGCGAACGGCAAGCCAGTGGCCAGCGGCGTCTACCTATACACCCTGGAGGCAGGTGGGATCAAGCTCCAGCGCAAGATGACGCTGGTCAGATAG
- a CDS encoding isoprenylcysteine carboxylmethyltransferase family protein, producing MDIREKLFNFRSYTPIPLFVALVWLAEPKVWSMAIGMACCVLGEVVRVWAVRHAGGATRTTRGVGGDVLVTTGPYAYVRNPLYLGNFLNLMGLSVAAWAWMPWMVLLALLLFAAQYGLIISLEQEYLGTRFGERYALYRSHVPAVIPRLSAWASGSPAAVDPLSRALRTERSTFGTLALMFLLLVLRWKVC from the coding sequence ATGGACATCCGCGAGAAGCTTTTCAACTTTCGCAGCTACACGCCCATCCCTCTGTTTGTGGCCCTGGTGTGGCTTGCAGAGCCCAAGGTCTGGTCCATGGCGATCGGGATGGCGTGTTGTGTGTTGGGCGAGGTCGTGCGGGTCTGGGCTGTGCGTCACGCGGGAGGGGCTACCCGCACCACGCGGGGCGTCGGCGGCGATGTGCTCGTCACTACCGGACCCTACGCCTACGTGCGGAATCCGCTCTACCTCGGCAATTTTCTGAACCTCATGGGGTTGTCTGTGGCCGCCTGGGCATGGATGCCCTGGATGGTCCTGCTTGCCCTCCTTCTCTTCGCCGCGCAATACGGCCTGATCATCTCCTTGGAGCAGGAATACCTGGGGACCCGCTTCGGCGAACGCTATGCCCTGTACCGTAGCCACGTGCCTGCCGTGATCCCGAGGCTGAGCGCGTGGGCAAGCGGCTCTCCTGCGGCGGTGGACCCTCTGTCCCGGGCGCTTCGCACCGAGCGCTCGACCTTCGGTACCCTCGCCCTGATGTTCCTCCTCCTGGTGCTTCGGTGGAAGGTCTGTTGA
- a CDS encoding lysophospholipid acyltransferase family protein — MTLRDFRKRLEFWLATRLSWIVVLALGYTARIRLIGRDKVDEMRRQGQTLLFALWHGRLLLPMFVHRGEGICAMVSRHRDGEMIARTLHRLGYRTVRGSSSKGGREAFWEMARAMRNGADGVVIPDGPTGPRHKLKPGLLFLAQQTGAAIVPVTYSADRMVQFNSWDRFTLWLPFARCVLWYGEPRFIPRHWSRDEVLQEGERIEEEMIRLETAADAYFRK; from the coding sequence GTGACGCTACGAGACTTTCGCAAAAGGTTGGAGTTCTGGCTTGCGACGCGGCTGAGCTGGATCGTGGTTCTTGCTCTTGGATACACAGCCCGCATCCGCCTTATCGGCCGGGACAAGGTCGACGAGATGCGGCGGCAAGGCCAGACCCTCCTTTTCGCCCTGTGGCACGGCCGCCTGTTACTTCCGATGTTCGTCCATCGCGGCGAGGGAATCTGCGCAATGGTGAGCCGGCACCGAGACGGCGAGATGATCGCTCGCACCCTCCACCGGCTCGGGTACCGCACGGTCCGGGGGAGTAGCAGCAAGGGAGGACGTGAAGCCTTCTGGGAAATGGCCCGGGCCATGCGCAATGGTGCGGACGGAGTCGTCATCCCCGACGGCCCCACCGGCCCCCGCCACAAGCTCAAGCCCGGCCTCCTCTTCCTGGCCCAACAGACCGGTGCGGCTATTGTACCGGTGACTTATTCTGCCGACCGGATGGTACAGTTCAATAGCTGGGACCGGTTCACGCTGTGGCTCCCCTTCGCCCGCTGCGTGCTCTGGTACGGGGAGCCCCGCTTTATCCCCCGCCATTGGTCTCGTGACGAAGTCTTGCAGGAGGGGGAGAGGATCGAAGAGGAGATGATCCGACTGGAAACCGCTGCGGATGCGTATTTTCGAAAGTAA